The proteins below come from a single Rosa rugosa chromosome 2, drRosRugo1.1, whole genome shotgun sequence genomic window:
- the LOC133728094 gene encoding probable LRR receptor-like serine/threonine-protein kinase At2g23950: MASISATFVILLFTISFSVSATLSASVIDDLKRLKPPQDFNSTIMKNCLQNPSLRYCSTSSPMDLDEIFKSTIVASHLCNESKNSNCIESFPKVDLRSRPNIAPLYLSFTFFWKYCPLSILSIDLSNASLKSNFPIDVLHCTQIQSLDMSHNELYGDVPIENFSALTNLTVLNLSYNHFSESKISDTLFFKKFNSSSFLHSGLIPDHQKFRIKAIVLLIGFPIFVILKVCCLWWLCFRRPDFLPRMFRRKHRFTPAILKAATNGFSRHNLMGKSASVDIYKGTLRDGTDVRIEVYSSESHPQVIEECKVLVQLCHKNLANLLGWCDNRKLRAIVTEWMEGENLESWLLGSSFTPWNYRLRILMGIVEGMCYLQEQWPEVGYDLRTSSIMLCNYSLDPKISRFKVGNQSSSSRRMYKFGVFLLEMMVNRRPQEEFERGEAGFIEYIRMHYPGNLEQLIDPKMELTQNTVDQAKQAISLGLMCTEVSSNRQPSLEQVFDIVSRAYQSCRVLASHHNHYHRRFHAERGKGHRRVQSR, translated from the exons ATGGCTTCCATTTCTGCAACTTTCGTCATCCTACTATTCACGATTTCATTCTCAGTTTCTGCAACTCTATCTGCATCAGTTATAGATGACCTTAAACGTTTAAAACCACCTCAAGATTTCAACTCCACAATCATGAAAAACTGTCTTCAGAACCCATCTCTCAGATACTGCAGTACTTCTTCTCCAATGGACCTTGATGAGATTTTCAAATCCACCATTGTTGCAAGCCATCTCTGCAACGAGTCCAAGAACTCGAACTGCATCGAGTCATTCCCTAAAGTAGATCTTCGAAGCCGCCCAAACATTGCACCACTCTACTTGTCATTCACCTTCTTTTGGAAGTATTGCCCTTTAAGCATCTTATCTATTGACCTGTCCAATGCCTCTTTGAAGAGCAATTTTCCCATTGATGTCCTTCACTGCACCCAAATCCAATCTCTTGATATGAGCCATAATGAACTGTATGGTGATGTGCCAATAGAGAACTTCTCTGCCCTCACAAATCTCACAGTTCTGAATCTGTCATATAATCACTTCTCAGAGAGTAAAATCTCTGATACGTTGTTCTTCAAAAAGTTTAACTCTTCCAGTTTTCTTCATTCGGGTCTCATTCCAGATCACCAAAAGTTCAGAATCAAGGCTATCGTCTTGTTGATTGGTTTTCCTATCTTTGTGATTCTGAAGGTGTGTTGCTTGTGGTGGCTCTGTTTTCGCAGGCCTGATTTCCTCCCAAGAATGTTTCGAAGAAAGCACAGGTTTACACCAGCAATACTCAAGGCAGCAACCAACGGATTTTCAAGACACAATTTGATGGGGAAGAGCGCATCAGTTGATATTTACAAAGGAACTCTGAGAGATGGTACTGATGTCAGGATTGAGGTTTACAGTAGCGAAAGCCACCCGCAAGTGATTGAAGAATGCAAGGTTCTTGTTCAGCTATGCCATAAGAACCTGGCTAATTTACTCGGTTGGTGTGATAACCGAAAGTTGAGGGCCATTGTTACTGAATGGATGGAAGGAGAGAACCTAGAGAGCTGGCTTTTGGGATCAAGTTTTACACCATGGAACTACAGGTTGAGAATATTGATGGGGATTGTGGAAGGCATGTGTTATCTACAGGAGCAGTGGCCTGAAGTTGGGTATGATCTGAGGACAAGTAGTATCATGTTGTGTAACTACAGTCTGGACCCAAAGATTTCAAGGTTTAAAGTTGGAAATCAAAGCAGTAGCAGTAGAA GGATGTACAAGTTTGGAGTATTCCTGCTAGAAATGATGGTAAACAGGAGGCCACAAGAAGAGTTTGAGAGGGGCGAGGCTGGTTTTATAGAGTATATCAGAATGCATTATCCTGGAAACTTAGAGCAACTAATAGACCCGAAAATGGAATTGACTCAAAACACTGTCGACCAAGCTAAACAGGCAATATCCCTGGGGCTAATGTGCACAGAAGTATCTAGCAACCGGCAACCAAGCTTAGAACAGGTGTTTGATATTGTGAGTAGAGCCTACCAGTCATGCAGAGTTTTAGCATCTCATCATAATCATTATCACAGAAGATTTCATGCAGAAAGAGGAAAAGGACACAGGCGTGTGCAATCAAGATGA
- the LOC133729056 gene encoding alpha N-terminal protein methyltransferase 1, which produces MLLYSELLLTKGFTFFGAKDFTFNKTQKNPARISMQKGGLDSDGREFKTAEEMWREQVGDESKKTDWYREGVGYWEGVEASNDGVLGGFGHVSETDIRDSEAFLNGIISEVLPNAANGQRHLVALDCGSGIGRITKNLLIRYFNEVDLLEPVSHFLETARESLAPENQMVSDMHKATNFFCVPLQEFTPEAGRYDIIWVQWCIGHLTDDDFVSFFTRAKVGLKPGGLFVLKENIARTGGFVLDKEDRSITRSDSYFKELFRQCGLHLYKIKDQKGWPQELFAVKMYALTTELPKKVHQTRSKVQANIPAIIK; this is translated from the exons atgCTTTTATACTCAGAGCTACTATTAACAAAAGGCTTCACCTTTTTTGGGGCCAAAGACTTCACCtttaacaaaacccagaaaaacccagCTAGGATTTCGATGCAGAAAGGTGGGTTGGACTCCGATGGCCGGGAATTCAAGACCGCCGAGGAGATGTGGAGGGAGCAGGTCGGAGATGAGAGCAAGAAGACGGATTGGTACCGTGAAGGCGTTGGCTACTGGGAA GGTGTGGAGGCTTCGAATGATGGAGTGTTGGGTGGATTTGGGCATGTGAGTGAGACTGACATAAGGGATAGTGAAGCTTTTCTTAATGGGATTATATCTGAGGTTTTGCCCAATGCTGCTAATGGCCAACGCCACCTTGTTGCTCTTG ATTGTGGTTCTGGCATTGGGAGGATCACAAAAAATCTTCTCATAAGATACTTCAATGAG GTTGATCTTCTGGAGCCTGTGTCACATTTTTTAGAAACTGCTCGGGAGAGTTTGGCTCCTGAAAATCAGATGGTCTCTGATATGCACAAAGCCACTAATTTTTTCTGCGTGCCTCTTCAG GAATTCACACCAGAAGCAGGAAGATATGATATTATATGGGTTCAGTGGTGTATTGGGCATCTCACAGATGATGACTTTGTGTCATTCTTTACAAGAGCAAAG GTTGGATTAAAACCAGGTGGTTTATTTGTCCTTAAGGAAAATATCGCTAGAACCG GAGGATTCGTGTTAGACAAAGAAGATCGGAGCATCACGAGGTCTGATTCGTACTTTAAGGAGCTCTTCCGTCAGTGTGGACTTCATCTTTACAAAATAAAG GATCAAAAGGGATGGCCTCAGGAATTGTTTGCAGTGAAAATGTATGCATTAACCACCGAATTACCTAAGAAGGTCCATCAGACTAGATCTAAGGTGCAAGCCAATATACCAGCAATCATCAAGTGA
- the LOC133729055 gene encoding pentatricopeptide repeat-containing protein At4g20770, which produces MEGGTTRLAKLLQGCIDKKAQLGGKVIHGFILRNKGLYFDTFLSNRLIELYSKCGHLGYAHHVFDKMPKPDVYSWNAVLGCYCKAGRLGEAEELFLKMPERNVVSWNTLISTLARNGQEEKAVGVYEAMVSEGLVPTHFTLASVFSACGGLLDVEKGRKCHGVVAKIGLEENVYVGNALLCMYAKCGVMRDAMQVFGDMAEPNEVTFTAMMGGLKQTDRVAEALEMFRLMCRKGVRVDSVSLSSMLGVCAKGCGESGVYDYSDGIQSNVNGQQIHALTVKLGFEGDLHLNNSLLDMYAKSADMKSAEKVFASIPEVSAVSWNVMITGYGLIFQSQKAIEYLRRMQYWGFEPDEVTYINLLAACVKSGDIKSGRQMFDNISCPNVISWNAILSGYFQNEDHTEVIKLFREMQFQGVQPDRTTLAIALSSSAAMGILEAGEEIHAASHKAAFDTDIYVASALIGMYSKCGKTEMAKHIFHNMQELDVVCWNSMIAGLSLNSQDEEAFTYFKQMRQHEMLPTQFSYATILSCCAKLASSFQGKQVHAQITKDGYVSDVFVGSALIGMYCKCGDVDGARNFFDMMSSKSTVTWNEMIHGYAQNGRGDEAVLLYWDMIASAERPDAITFVAVLTACSHSGLVDAGIEIFNSMGHKHGVEPVLDHYTCIIDSLGRAGRFQEAEVLLDEMPYKDDPVIWEVLLSSCRVHANVSLAKRAADELIHLDPHNSAPYVLLANIYSSLGRWDEARAMRDLMSNKQVVKDPGYSRIEYEKGMRSSMVG; this is translated from the coding sequence ATGGAAGGAGGGACTACCCGGTTAGCTAAGCTTTTACAGGGTTGTATAGACAAGAAGGCCCAATTGGGCGGGAAGGTTATTCATGGGTTTATATTACGTAATAAAGGCTTGTACTTTGATACGTTTCTATCTAATAGACTCATTGAGTTGTACTCAAAGTGTGGTCATTTGGGTTATGCCCACCATGTGTTTGATAAAATGCCTAAGCCAGATGTGTACTCGTGGAATGCTGTGTTGGGTTGTTATTGTAAAGCTGGGAGGTTGGGGGAGGCTGAAGAGTTGTTTCTGAAAATGCCTGAGAGGAATGTTGTGTCTTGGAACACTCTGATTAGTACTTTGGCCCGAAATGGTCAGGAGGAAAAGGCGGTGGGTGTTTATGAGGCGATGGTTTCAGAGGGGTTGGTGCCGACGCATTTTACGTTGGCGAGTGTGTTCAGTGCGTGTGGAGGGTTGTTGGATGTGGAGAAGGGGAGGAAATGTCATGGGGTTGTGGCGAAAATTGGCCTTGAGGAGAATGTGTATGTGGGGAATGCTTTGCTGTGCATGTATGCTAAGTGTGGAGTTATGAGGGATGCAATGCAGGTTTTCGGTGACATGGCTGAGCCGAATGAGGTTACTTTTACGGCTATGATGGGGGGGTTGAAGCAGACGGACAGAGTCGCGGAGGCCTTGGAAATGTTTAGGCTGATGTGTAGGAAAGGGGTGCGTGTTGATTCTGTTTCGTTGTCGAGTATGTTGGGTGTTTGTGCTAAAGGGTGTGGCGAGTCTGGTGTTTATGATTATAGTGATGGAATTCAGAGTAATGTGAATGGGCAACAAATACATGCCCTTACTGTTAAACTTGGATTTGAGGGAGATCTTCACTTGAACAATTCATTGCTTGATATGTATGCAAAGAGTGCGGACATGAAGAGTGCTGAGAAGGTTTTTGCTAGTATACCTGAAGTTAGTGCTGTTTCTTGGAATGTCATGATAACTGGGTATGGCCTAATATTTCAGAGTCAGAAAGCTATAGAATATCTACGAAGAATGCAATATTGGGGCTTTGAACCTGATGAGGTCACATATATCAATTTGCTTGCAGCATGTGTCAAGTCTGGTGATATAAAAAGTGGCCGTCAAATGTTTGATAACATTTCATGCCCAAATGTGATTTCATGGAATGCAATACTCTCTGGCTATTTCCAGAATGAAGACCACACGGAAGTAATCAAGCTTTTCAGGGAAATGCAGTTTCAGGGTGTGCAACCTGATCGAACTACTTTGGCAATTGCTCTCAGCTCTAGTGCAGCAATGGGGATTCTGGAGGCTGGAGAAGAGATCCATGCTGCCTCACACAAGGCTGCCTTTGATACAGATATATATGTTGCAAGCGCACTTATTGGCATGTATTCAAAGTGTGGTAAGACAGAAATGGCAAAGCATATATTTCATAATATGCAAGAGTTAGATGTTGTTTGTTGGAACTCTATGATAGCAGGTCTTTCACTAAATTCTCAAGATGAGGAAGCTTTCACTTACTTTAAGCAGATGAGGCAACATGAGATGCTTCCCACCCAATTCTCTTATGCTACTATACTGAGTTGCTGTGCAAAGCTTGCTTCTTCATTTCAAGGGAAACAGGTTCATGCTCAGATAACAAAAGATGGATATGTGAGCGATGTTTTTGTTGGGAGTGCTCTCATTGGTATGTATTGCAAATGTGGTGATGTAGATGGGGCCCGGAATTTTTTTGATATGATGTCAAGCAAAAGTacggttacttggaatgaaatgATACATGGGTATGCACAGAATGGACGTGGAGATGAGGCTGTTCTTCTTTATTGGGACATGATTGCCTCAGCTGAGAGACCTGATGCCATTACTTTTGTTGCCGTTTTGACTGCTTGCAGCCATTCTGGATTGGTCGATGCAGGCATTGaaatatttaattcaatggggCACAAACATGGAGTGGAGCCAGTTCTGGATCATTACACTTGCATTATTGATTCTCTTGGCCGTGCTGGTCGTTTCCAAGAAGCAGAAGTCTTACTAGATGAGATGCCATATAAAGATGATCCAGTTATATGGGAGGTTTTGCTTAGTTCTTGTAGGGTTCATGCTAATGTGAGCTTAGCGAAAAGAGCAGCTGACGAACTCATCCACTTGGACCCACATAATTCAGCTCCATATGTGCTTTTGGCCAATATTTATTCTTCTTTAGGAAGATGGGACGAGGCAAGAGCTATGAGAGATCTAATGAGTAACAAACAAGTTGTCAAGGATCCAGGTTATAGCCGGATTGAGTACGAGAAGGGAATGCGATCCAGTATGGTGGGATGA
- the LOC133729057 gene encoding uncharacterized protein LOC133729057 has protein sequence MYKLTHLFLNRQCSFMAMRHLGRNGLMAQRASLSSSEVKWEGGVSMVQGASRGIGLEFVKQLLEMEKGHVIASCRNPNGATGLLHLQSKFAERLTVLQLDVTNESTIQESAKSIRERYGSLNLLINASGILSIPNVLQPETTLSKVEKSSLLLAYEVNAVGPILVIKHMWPLLKVGGGLGTERDVAVVANVSARVGSIGDNRLGGWHSYRASKTALNQLTKNISVELARRKDPIVCILLHPGTVDTDLSKPFQKNVPEGKLFTTEFSVQKLLSIIHNAKRNDNGKFFAWDGQEIPW, from the exons ATGTACAAATTGACGCATTTGTTTCTGAACCGACAATGCTCATTCATGGCGATGAGACATCTCGGCCGGAATGGATTAATGGCCCAAAGGGCCTCACTTTCTTCCTCTGAGGTCAAATGGGAAGGTGGGGtttccatggttcagggagctTCCAGAGGAATTGGCCTTGAATTC GTTAAACAGTTGTTGGAGATGGAAAAAGGTCATGTTATTGCTAGTTGCCGTAATCCTAATGGGGCAACAGGTCTTCTCCATCTGCAAAGTAAATTCGCTGAACGCCTTACTGTTCTACAATTAGATGTGACGAATGAAAGCACCATACAG GAATCTGCAAAGTCTATCAGAGAAAGATATGGCTCGTTAAACCTTCTCATCAATGCATCTGGGATTCTTTCAATACCTAATGTATTGCAACCTG AAACCACACTGAGCAAAGTAGAGAAGTCATCTTTGCTGCTTGCGTATGAGGTTAATGCTGTAGGCCCCATTTTAGTGATCAAG CATATGTGGCCTCTCCTAAAGGTCGGTGGTGGACTGGGAACTGAAAGGGATGTTGCAGTTGTGGCCAATGTGAGTGCTAGAGTTGGATCCATAGGGGATAACCGTCTTGGCGGTTGGCATTCTTATCGAGCTTCGAAAACTGCACTTAATCAAT TGACAAAGAATATATCAGTTGAATTGGCACGGAGGAAGGATCCGATCGTTTGCATTTTATTGCACCCAGGTACAGTGGACACAGATCTCTCCAAGCCATTTCAGAAAAATGTTCCAGAAGGCAAGCTTTTCACAACAGAGTTCTCAGTACAGAAGCTCCTGAGCATCATCCACAATGCAAAAAGGAATGATAATGGAAAGTTCTTTGCCTGGGATGGTCAGGAAATTCCTTGGTGA